In Pseudomonas abieticivorans, the genomic window GGCCAGCGCTTCGGCGCGGGCGGCGGCCAGGATGCGAGTGGTTTCGGCGTGGCCCAGTACGGCTTTGCGTTGCATGTTCAGTCCTTTTTGTATGAAGAGGCGGGGCAAAGTGTCGCACAAACGTATGGGGCGATGCTGCCGTCGTGGGAGCAGAGCTTGCTCGCGAAGGCGTCATAGAGGGCCCCATCGCGAGCACGCTCTGCTCCCACAATTGAAGCGCGCCACAGACAGAAGTAACCGAAGGTCTACCAAGTCTGCATAATTGTGTGACTTAAGTTGTCTACTCTGTCCCTGACTCGAGCCACGCTCCCATTTCCCAGAAGTGCACATGACCCAGACGCCCGCCCGCCGCTCCCGCAAACGCCTTTTTTTGATTGTGATTGGCCTGTTGGTACTCGCACTCATCCTTTATTACTTCCTGCATGGGCGCAGCAGTGGTGGGGCGGCGCCCAAGGGCGGCCCTGGGATGATGCCGGCTGCCGTGACGGTGGCGGTGGGGCAGGCGGGCAGCGCCGATGTGCCGGTGCTGTTGCAAGCCTTGGGCACGGTGATCGCCAACAACACCGTGACGGTTACCAGCCGCGTCGACGGCGAATTGCAGACGGTGTACTTCACCGAGGGGCAGTACGTGGAGAAGGGCCAGGTGCTGGCGCAAATCGACCCGCGTGCCTACCAGGCCACCTTGGCCCAGTACCAGGGGGCATTGGCCGAGAACCAGGCGCTACTCACCAGCGCACAGCTCACCCTGCAACGCTACCAGCGCCTCTACGCCAAAGACTCCCTGGCCAAGCAGGACCTGGACACCCAGGCCGCCACCGTCGGCCAATACGCCGGCGCGGTGAAGTCCGACCAGGCGCAGATCGACGCGGCCAAATTGAACATCCAGTACGCGCGCATCACCTCGCCGATCAACGGCTACGTGGGCCTGCGCCTGGTAGACCCGGGCAATATCGTGCAGTCCAGCAGCACCACCGGCATCGTTACCGTGACCCAGACCAACCCCATTGCCGTGACCTTCAGCATCCCCCAGGCGCAACTGCGCAGCGTTTTGCCCAAGGTGCGCCAGGGCCAGCAGTTGCCGGTGCAGGCGCTGGACCAACTGGACGCCACTGATCTGGCCAGCGGCACCCTGAAGTTCATCAGCAACGAAATTGATACCAGTACCGGCAGCATCAAGCTCAAGGCGCTGTTCGCCAACCCGGATGAAAAGCTCTACCCCAACCAGTTCGTCAACGTGAAGCTGCAAACCGACACACTGAAAGGCGCGGTGGTCGTGCCATCGGCGGCGGTGCAACTGAGCAGTGACGGCAACTTCGTCTACCGGCTCAAGGCCGACAACAGCGTGGAGCGTGTGGCGGTCACCACGGGCCCCGTGTTCGGCGAGCAAACCGTTCTGACCCAGGGCGTGGCCAAGGGTGATCGGGTGGTGACGCGCGGCATCGATCACCTGCGCGACGGCTTGAAAGTGTCGGTGGAGGGCGACGCCCAGAAGGCGCCCCAGGCGAGCGGCGGTAGCCAGCAGCCATGAATCCATCGCGGTTATTTATCCAGCGTCCAGTGGCCACGGTATTGCTGATGCTGGCCCTGCTGTTTGCCGGCAGTTTTGCCTATCGCCTGCTGTCCACCTCAGCCTTGCCCCAAGTGGACTACCCGACCATCCAGGTCACCACCCTGTACCCCGGCGCCAGCGCCAATGTGCTGGCCAGTGCCGTGACCGCGCCGCTGGAGCGCCAACTGGGGCAGATGCCGGGTTTGTCGCAGATGTACTCGACAAGCTCCAGTGGCGCGTCGGTGATTACCCTGAAGTTTTCCCTGGACCTGTCCCTGGACGTGGCCGAGCAAGAAGTGCAGGCAGCGATCAATGCCGCCGACAGCCTGCTGCCCAGTGACCTGCCCAACCCGCCCACCTACAAGAAGGTCAACCCGGCCGACACCGCCGTGCTCACCCTGGTGGCCACCTCCGACAGCCTGCCGCTGACCCGCGTGCAGGATTTGATCAACACCCGCGTCGCGCTCAAGCTCTCGCAGATTTCCGGCGTGGGCCTGGTCAGCCTGGCGGGCGGCCAGCAACCGGCGGTGCGCATCGAGGTCAACCCCACGGCCCTGGCCGCCCATGGCCTGACCCTTGAAGACGTGTACGACAAGGTCAACGCCGGCAACGTCAACGGCTCCAAGGGTGGCTTCGATGGCCCGGACCACTCCATCACCATTGACGCCAACGACCAGTTACGCGATGCCAGTGAATACGGCGACCTGGTGCTGGCCTACGAAAACGGCGCGGCGCTGCGCCTCAAGGACATCGCCACCACCGCCGAAGCCCCCGAGAACCAATACCTGGCCGCCACGGCCAACGGCCAACCGGCGATCGTCATCAACATACAGCGCCAGCCCGGCGCCAACGTGATCGAAGTGGTCGATAGCGTCGAAAAGCAGTTGCCCGGCCTGCAGGCCGCGTTGCCCGATTCGGTCAAGCTCAGCGTGCTCACCGACCGCACCGAAACCATCCGCGCCTCGATCCATGACGTGCAGGTGGAGTTGCTGATTTCCATCGGCCTGGTAGTGATCGTCACCTTCCTGTTCTTGCGTAACAT contains:
- a CDS encoding efflux RND transporter periplasmic adaptor subunit, producing the protein MTQTPARRSRKRLFLIVIGLLVLALILYYFLHGRSSGGAAPKGGPGMMPAAVTVAVGQAGSADVPVLLQALGTVIANNTVTVTSRVDGELQTVYFTEGQYVEKGQVLAQIDPRAYQATLAQYQGALAENQALLTSAQLTLQRYQRLYAKDSLAKQDLDTQAATVGQYAGAVKSDQAQIDAAKLNIQYARITSPINGYVGLRLVDPGNIVQSSSTTGIVTVTQTNPIAVTFSIPQAQLRSVLPKVRQGQQLPVQALDQLDATDLASGTLKFISNEIDTSTGSIKLKALFANPDEKLYPNQFVNVKLQTDTLKGAVVVPSAAVQLSSDGNFVYRLKADNSVERVAVTTGPVFGEQTVLTQGVAKGDRVVTRGIDHLRDGLKVSVEGDAQKAPQASGGSQQP